In one window of Macadamia integrifolia cultivar HAES 741 chromosome 2, SCU_Mint_v3, whole genome shotgun sequence DNA:
- the LOC122071224 gene encoding protein LNK1-like isoform X1 encodes MLDWSTSELEGIVWDEFSGNDDHIVPHPGGEEVDDCHKRPQCEVSYPFTSNSNGQYAAKDTLHRKDETSFATVTDQKAPMLKKDSWSCTTDGVFPASCDPASIKEFPGLTADDTKITGNCFSSNCVDSTGNEFCVDDPILGYKSAAIGSSLCNFPLGDISSTGSDLEFFANEHEDKDSGDLLYYGWPDIGNFEDIDRMFRSCDSTFGQGNTGHDDEFSCFSSSSHAIDGSEDALKSGLKSPSSDSNELRSISIRHDPDDKFMVDTITPLINDSEENSVLNDYKIDSRALDAGEPATLDQSSYVSWSDANAQNRGQSTSIEQINLQNHQLKHHNQSEGKRKNQSSEFNGDGPFHGPGPFQQFANLKLPSSLHVFPSLDIPQQQQNLRPNFSNSHTQLPCVRPKYKKPSHPVPVTPTSSIKTENNGRPSVSSKASSFVLNHAQPMEKSPDSSPKASAMKSEKRMRKPSQQKQLHAKLNYDPQQDDKGVRAAFTNQVTNQKFPAQIRDEVGAHREFEGAGIELPTEDSSTVQQSSCMSYALSDVSLEETSFGQLQYIMEQLDIRTKLCIRDSLYRLARSAEQRHNIGSLNGCSRNYSVETGVLKTEESNKCTQIVDMETDTNPIDRSIAHLLFHRPSEVSAINDVLSQESHAMLQGSISIQPAMTEKLVSSKEIAGGAETELCTDQ; translated from the exons ATGTTAGACTGGAGCACCAGTGAG CTTGAAGGCATTGTTTGGGATGAGTTTAGTGGGAATGATGATCATATAGTACCTCATCCTGGTGGAGAAGAAGTAGATGATTGCCATAAAAGGCCTCAATGTGAAGTCTCATATCCATTTACAAGCAATTCAAATGGCCAATATGCTGCTAAAGATACCCTACATAGAAAAGATGAAACAAGTTTTGCAACTGTGACGGACCAGAAGGCTCCAATGCTTAAAAAGGATTCATGGTCATGCACTACTGATGGAGTTTTCCCAGCCTCATGTGATCCCGCCTCCATTAAGGAATTTCCAGGTTTAACTGCCGATGATACTAAGATAACTGGTAACTGCTTCAGTAGTAACTGCGTAGATTCTACTGGCAATGAGTTTTGTGTGGATGACCCAATTCTTGGTTATAAAAGTGCTGCAATAGGCAGCAGCTTGTGCAACTTTCCACTTGGGGATATTTCTTCAACAGGCAGTGACCTTGAATTTTTTGCAAATGAGCATGAGGACAAAGATAGTGGTGATCTTCTGTATTATGGGTGGCCTGATATTGGCAATTTTGAGGATATCGACAGAATGTTTAG AAGCTGCGATTCCACATTCGGACAGGGGAATACTGGTCATGATGAtgaattttcatgtttttcttcttcctctcatgcCATTGATGGTTCTGAAGATGCCTTGAAATCAGGCCTTAAATCTCCTTCATCAGATTCAAATGAGTTGAGAAGTATATCAATACGTCATGACCCTGATGATAAATTTATGGTTGACACTATAACTCCTTTGATCAATGATTCTGAGGAAAATAGTGTCCTCAATGACTATAAGATCGATTCTCGGGCACTAGATGCTGGTGAACCTGCTACTTTGGATCAATCATCATATGTCAGTTGGTCTGATGCAAATGCTCAAAATAGAGGGCAATCTACGTCCATTGAACAG ATCAATTTGCAAAATCATCAGTTGAAGCACCACAATCAAtctgaaggaaagagaaaaaatcaatCCTCAGAATTCAATGGTGATGGTCCTTTCCATGGCCCTGGTCCTTTTCAGCAATTTGCAAACTTGAAGCTTCCCTCATCCCTGCATGTATTTCCTTCTCTAGACATTCCACAACAACAGCAGAATTTAAgacctaatttctccaattcgCACACACAATTGCCTTGTGTGCGACCAAAGTACAAAAAACCTTCACATCCAGTTCCTGTTACACCAACATCCAGTATCAAGACAGAAAACAATGGTCGTCCGTCGGTTTCTTCGAAAGCTTCTTCTTTTGTGTTGAATCATGCTCAGCCCATGGAAAAGTCTCCTGATTCTTCACCCAAAGCTTCTGCTATGAAATCGgagaaaagaatgagaaaaccTTCTCAACAGAAGCAGCTACATGCCAAACTAAATTATGATCCCCAACAGGACGACAAAGGAGTGAGGGCTGCATTTACAAATCAAGTTACCAACCAAAAATTCCCAGCTCAAATTCGAGATGAAGTTGGAGCTCATAGAGAATTTGAGGGAGCAGGCATTGAACTTCCAACAGAGGATTCTTCAACTGTGCAGCAAAGCTCTTGCATGAGCTATGCACTATCAGATGTATCACTAGAAGAAACTAGTTTTGGGCAGCTTCAATACATCATGGAACAG CTGGATATTAGGACGAAGCTGTGTATAAGAGATAGTCTCTACCGCTTGGCTAGGAGTGCTGAACAAAGACATAATATTGGAAGTTTGAATGGTTGCAGCAGAAACTATAGTGTTGAAACTGGAGTATTGAAGACCGAAGAATCAAATAA atGCACACAAATTGTGGATATGGAAACTGACACGAATCCCATAGATCGGTCGATAGCACATTTACTTTTCCACAGGCCCTCAGAAGTTTCGGCCATTAATGATGTTTTATCCCAAGAGTCACATGCTATG CTTCAGGGGTCTATTTCAATTCAACCTGCGATGACAGAGAAACTGGTTTCCTCCAAAGAAATTGCTGGTGGTGCTGAAACAGAGTTGTGTACTGATCAGTAG
- the LOC122071224 gene encoding protein LNK1-like isoform X2 produces the protein MTDELEGIVWDEFSGNDDHIVPHPGGEEVDDCHKRPQCEVSYPFTSNSNGQYAAKDTLHRKDETSFATVTDQKAPMLKKDSWSCTTDGVFPASCDPASIKEFPGLTADDTKITGNCFSSNCVDSTGNEFCVDDPILGYKSAAIGSSLCNFPLGDISSTGSDLEFFANEHEDKDSGDLLYYGWPDIGNFEDIDRMFRSCDSTFGQGNTGHDDEFSCFSSSSHAIDGSEDALKSGLKSPSSDSNELRSISIRHDPDDKFMVDTITPLINDSEENSVLNDYKIDSRALDAGEPATLDQSSYVSWSDANAQNRGQSTSIEQINLQNHQLKHHNQSEGKRKNQSSEFNGDGPFHGPGPFQQFANLKLPSSLHVFPSLDIPQQQQNLRPNFSNSHTQLPCVRPKYKKPSHPVPVTPTSSIKTENNGRPSVSSKASSFVLNHAQPMEKSPDSSPKASAMKSEKRMRKPSQQKQLHAKLNYDPQQDDKGVRAAFTNQVTNQKFPAQIRDEVGAHREFEGAGIELPTEDSSTVQQSSCMSYALSDVSLEETSFGQLQYIMEQLDIRTKLCIRDSLYRLARSAEQRHNIGSLNGCSRNYSVETGVLKTEESNKCTQIVDMETDTNPIDRSIAHLLFHRPSEVSAINDVLSQESHAMLQGSISIQPAMTEKLVSSKEIAGGAETELCTDQ, from the exons ATGACTGATGAG CTTGAAGGCATTGTTTGGGATGAGTTTAGTGGGAATGATGATCATATAGTACCTCATCCTGGTGGAGAAGAAGTAGATGATTGCCATAAAAGGCCTCAATGTGAAGTCTCATATCCATTTACAAGCAATTCAAATGGCCAATATGCTGCTAAAGATACCCTACATAGAAAAGATGAAACAAGTTTTGCAACTGTGACGGACCAGAAGGCTCCAATGCTTAAAAAGGATTCATGGTCATGCACTACTGATGGAGTTTTCCCAGCCTCATGTGATCCCGCCTCCATTAAGGAATTTCCAGGTTTAACTGCCGATGATACTAAGATAACTGGTAACTGCTTCAGTAGTAACTGCGTAGATTCTACTGGCAATGAGTTTTGTGTGGATGACCCAATTCTTGGTTATAAAAGTGCTGCAATAGGCAGCAGCTTGTGCAACTTTCCACTTGGGGATATTTCTTCAACAGGCAGTGACCTTGAATTTTTTGCAAATGAGCATGAGGACAAAGATAGTGGTGATCTTCTGTATTATGGGTGGCCTGATATTGGCAATTTTGAGGATATCGACAGAATGTTTAG AAGCTGCGATTCCACATTCGGACAGGGGAATACTGGTCATGATGAtgaattttcatgtttttcttcttcctctcatgcCATTGATGGTTCTGAAGATGCCTTGAAATCAGGCCTTAAATCTCCTTCATCAGATTCAAATGAGTTGAGAAGTATATCAATACGTCATGACCCTGATGATAAATTTATGGTTGACACTATAACTCCTTTGATCAATGATTCTGAGGAAAATAGTGTCCTCAATGACTATAAGATCGATTCTCGGGCACTAGATGCTGGTGAACCTGCTACTTTGGATCAATCATCATATGTCAGTTGGTCTGATGCAAATGCTCAAAATAGAGGGCAATCTACGTCCATTGAACAG ATCAATTTGCAAAATCATCAGTTGAAGCACCACAATCAAtctgaaggaaagagaaaaaatcaatCCTCAGAATTCAATGGTGATGGTCCTTTCCATGGCCCTGGTCCTTTTCAGCAATTTGCAAACTTGAAGCTTCCCTCATCCCTGCATGTATTTCCTTCTCTAGACATTCCACAACAACAGCAGAATTTAAgacctaatttctccaattcgCACACACAATTGCCTTGTGTGCGACCAAAGTACAAAAAACCTTCACATCCAGTTCCTGTTACACCAACATCCAGTATCAAGACAGAAAACAATGGTCGTCCGTCGGTTTCTTCGAAAGCTTCTTCTTTTGTGTTGAATCATGCTCAGCCCATGGAAAAGTCTCCTGATTCTTCACCCAAAGCTTCTGCTATGAAATCGgagaaaagaatgagaaaaccTTCTCAACAGAAGCAGCTACATGCCAAACTAAATTATGATCCCCAACAGGACGACAAAGGAGTGAGGGCTGCATTTACAAATCAAGTTACCAACCAAAAATTCCCAGCTCAAATTCGAGATGAAGTTGGAGCTCATAGAGAATTTGAGGGAGCAGGCATTGAACTTCCAACAGAGGATTCTTCAACTGTGCAGCAAAGCTCTTGCATGAGCTATGCACTATCAGATGTATCACTAGAAGAAACTAGTTTTGGGCAGCTTCAATACATCATGGAACAG CTGGATATTAGGACGAAGCTGTGTATAAGAGATAGTCTCTACCGCTTGGCTAGGAGTGCTGAACAAAGACATAATATTGGAAGTTTGAATGGTTGCAGCAGAAACTATAGTGTTGAAACTGGAGTATTGAAGACCGAAGAATCAAATAA atGCACACAAATTGTGGATATGGAAACTGACACGAATCCCATAGATCGGTCGATAGCACATTTACTTTTCCACAGGCCCTCAGAAGTTTCGGCCATTAATGATGTTTTATCCCAAGAGTCACATGCTATG CTTCAGGGGTCTATTTCAATTCAACCTGCGATGACAGAGAAACTGGTTTCCTCCAAAGAAATTGCTGGTGGTGCTGAAACAGAGTTGTGTACTGATCAGTAG